A window from Candidatus Krumholzibacteriota bacterium encodes these proteins:
- a CDS encoding chitobiase/beta-hexosaminidase C-terminal domain-containing protein, whose product MRKAAIIALAAVVLISFGCSDDDSSPTQADTDCVSTPTFDPAAGSYDSVISVKINCDNQEADIYYSIDGSDPDESSTMLAAEDSIRVDSTTTIRARAYSSGMDPSAIAEAEYIIDLPEVEAPFINVGSVVYQSSVFVSITCATPDADIYFTTDGSTPDTNSTHLFSLVRVDSSCVLKARAFKEGMDPSPVASKEIVIIPDLVAYYTFDGDAIDVSGHGHDGTVYGATPATDRFGYANSAYQFDGTDDYIELPDETYFDFEEYSISFWVRISTLPTLPDPLSPGDYCLINKGSNFGNYTLRLRKFGGASYCNMNVTHVTSGGNWTTTGSEYIHLDQYYHVVVTMSDEIRFYYDGVLGQTSFSMPDPLLNDDNVLIGKLRTTGDPLHFEGILDDIRFYDRALSGSEISALYNAESSQ is encoded by the coding sequence TTGAGGAAAGCAGCTATCATCGCGCTGGCAGCCGTTGTTCTGATCTCATTCGGCTGTTCAGACGACGATTCGTCACCCACTCAGGCCGATACTGACTGTGTATCCACACCCACCTTTGATCCGGCCGCGGGGAGTTACGACAGTGTTATATCCGTAAAGATCAATTGTGACAACCAGGAAGCGGATATTTATTATTCAATAGACGGTTCGGACCCCGATGAATCTTCCACCATGCTGGCAGCGGAAGATTCGATTCGGGTGGACAGCACTACCACTATCAGGGCAAGGGCTTACAGTAGCGGGATGGACCCCAGCGCCATCGCCGAGGCGGAGTATATTATTGATTTACCTGAAGTCGAAGCGCCATTTATCAATGTCGGGTCAGTGGTTTATCAGAGTTCCGTTTTTGTGTCAATCACCTGCGCCACTCCGGACGCCGATATCTACTTCACTACTGACGGGAGCACCCCGGATACCAATTCCACACATCTGTTCTCATTAGTTCGGGTTGATAGCAGCTGCGTATTAAAGGCGCGGGCATTCAAGGAGGGTATGGATCCCAGCCCTGTGGCCAGTAAGGAGATCGTAATTATCCCGGATCTGGTGGCCTATTACACGTTCGATGGAGATGCGATAGATGTCAGCGGGCACGGCCATGACGGGACCGTTTACGGCGCGACTCCTGCCACCGACCGTTTCGGTTACGCGAATTCCGCCTACCAGTTCGACGGAACTGATGATTACATAGAACTTCCCGATGAGACATATTTCGATTTTGAAGAGTACTCCATAAGTTTCTGGGTCAGGATCTCAACCCTGCCCACTCTGCCGGATCCGTTGTCCCCCGGAGACTACTGCCTGATAAACAAGGGAAGTAATTTCGGAAACTACACCCTGAGATTGCGGAAATTCGGCGGAGCAAGTTACTGCAACATGAATGTCACGCATGTAACTTCAGGCGGCAACTGGACTACCACCGGTTCTGAATATATCCACCTGGATCAGTACTACCACGTGGTTGTTACCATGTCCGATGAGATAAGATTTTATTATGATGGCGTGCTGGGGCAGACAAGCTTTTCAATGCCTGACCCGCTGCTGAATGACGACAACGTGCTCATCGGGAAGCTCCGGACCACCGGCGATCCGTTACATTTCGAGGGGATCCTAGATGATATCCGGTTCTATGACAGAGCGCTGAGCGGCTCTGAGATTTCAGCTCTCTACAATGCTGAGAGTTCTCAATAA
- a CDS encoding type II toxin-antitoxin system death-on-curing family toxin, with translation MQPVAYLSVEIVLEIHRRVIEEFGGDPGLRDRGMLESAVSLPQSTFDGKDLHTGLSEKAAAYHFHLCANHPFVDGNKRVAVTAAELFLLINGRELPASDEEVEDLTLGVAGGRLSKEHVIEFFVRFVK, from the coding sequence ATGCAACCAGTCGCTTATCTATCGGTAGAAATCGTATTGGAGATTCATCGACGGGTCATTGAGGAGTTCGGAGGGGATCCTGGACTGCGTGACCGGGGAATGCTGGAATCAGCAGTTTCATTACCACAATCAACCTTTGATGGCAAAGACCTTCACACGGGATTGTCTGAGAAAGCTGCGGCGTATCACTTTCATCTCTGTGCGAATCATCCATTTGTTGACGGCAACAAACGCGTAGCCGTTACTGCGGCAGAATTGTTCTTGCTAATTAACGGAAGAGAGCTTCCAGCGAGTGATGAAGAGGTGGAAGATCTTACGCTAGGTGTCGCCGGTGGGCGGCTATCCAAAGAGCATGTTATTGAGTTTTTCGTGAGATTCGTTAAATAG
- a CDS encoding AbrB/MazE/SpoVT family DNA-binding domain-containing protein has protein sequence MIKQLRKLGNSNALILDKPILELLGLEENGQVHLTIQDGNLIVTPVNPQLVNAEEMNEQLDYVMKKRRNVLRRLAK, from the coding sequence ATGATCAAACAATTACGAAAGCTCGGTAACAGCAACGCCTTGATTCTTGACAAGCCTATTTTAGAGCTTCTTGGGCTTGAGGAGAACGGCCAAGTACATCTCACGATTCAGGATGGCAATCTGATCGTCACACCTGTCAATCCACAACTCGTCAATGCAGAGGAGATGAACGAACAACTCGATTATGTCATGAAGAAACGCAGGAATGTATTGCGGCGGTTGGCCAAGTAA
- a CDS encoding DUF1819 family protein has protein sequence MKTEKHYNMSFTAGNLCFNESVIVADVYNELKDWEKTKERVLQDNLLQAHRMNSAIRIYREVEERLKCLTADEFVFLLSGSRFEKLCLLWIAICKRHQFIFEFAKEVVREKYLHLEMLVTYQDFDRFYADKAEWHEELEKLSDSTRSKIRQVLFKIMRQAGIISEEGLINPVILNRELAMVIIRDDKLLLTAFPVSQRDIQAVLAGKKNG, from the coding sequence ATGAAGACTGAAAAGCATTACAACATGTCCTTTACTGCGGGGAACCTTTGCTTTAACGAATCGGTCATAGTGGCTGATGTTTATAATGAACTTAAGGATTGGGAAAAGACGAAAGAGAGGGTGTTGCAGGATAATCTGCTACAGGCGCACCGGATGAATTCTGCGATAAGAATTTACCGCGAAGTGGAAGAAAGATTGAAATGCCTGACTGCTGACGAATTCGTTTTTTTACTATCCGGCAGCAGATTTGAGAAGCTTTGCCTGCTGTGGATTGCGATATGTAAGAGGCATCAGTTCATTTTTGAATTTGCTAAGGAAGTGGTTAGAGAGAAATATCTCCATCTGGAAATGCTGGTCACCTACCAGGATTTTGACCGTTTCTATGCAGATAAGGCCGAGTGGCATGAAGAGCTGGAAAAACTCAGCGATTCTACCAGATCTAAGATAAGGCAAGTGTTGTTCAAGATCATGAGACAGGCAGGTATTATTTCAGAGGAGGGTTTGATAAATCCAGTGATTCTCAACAGGGAACTGGCAATGGTGATCATCCGGGACGATAAATTACTGCTGACCGCCTTCCCGGTTTCTCAGAGAGATATTCAGGCTGTACTGGCGGGTAAGAAGAATGGTTAG
- a CDS encoding DUF1788 domain-containing protein encodes MVSGFIKDSFEHLLKVLSSDRFLNKQGLGNEVPFFIFPFPPEFSNKVSKMGKQLMGKLKNMGIDVLKINLYDLSVELLEKRGIWQKLIEIEKDTTKEKFKEILQGPLDIENHLIPAIAEKMKRQDFDLMFITGVGEVFPYIRSHTVLNNLQSTADEKPTVMFFPGEFIHSPEKGASLELFGRLHDDNYYRAFNIAEYKV; translated from the coding sequence ATGGTTAGCGGCTTCATAAAAGACAGTTTTGAGCACCTATTAAAAGTACTCAGCAGTGACCGGTTTCTGAATAAACAGGGGCTGGGTAACGAGGTGCCGTTCTTTATCTTTCCGTTCCCTCCCGAGTTTTCCAACAAGGTCTCAAAGATGGGTAAGCAGCTGATGGGAAAGCTGAAAAATATGGGTATAGATGTGCTTAAGATCAATCTTTATGATCTTTCAGTTGAACTGCTTGAAAAAAGAGGGATCTGGCAAAAGCTAATCGAGATCGAAAAAGATACAACCAAAGAAAAGTTCAAGGAGATCCTGCAGGGGCCGCTGGATATAGAGAATCACCTTATTCCGGCGATAGCAGAGAAGATGAAGAGGCAGGATTTTGATCTGATGTTTATCACCGGTGTGGGAGAAGTGTTCCCGTATATAAGATCTCATACGGTTCTTAATAATCTGCAGAGTACTGCTGATGAAAAGCCGACTGTTATGTTCTTTCCGGGAGAGTTTATACACTCACCGGAGAAGGGGGCATCCCTGGAACTGTTCGGGCGGCTACATGATGATAATTACTACAGGGCATTTAATATTGCTGAATACAAGGTTTGA
- the brxC gene encoding BREX system P-loop protein BrxC has protein sequence MKIKDIFQKDIKRPIEGVIKADDQKHLLNEVEEYVLTNEVAQNLESMLDAYNNYEGGNGVWISGFFGSGKSHLLKMLAFLLENRSIDEKPVLDMFLPKCGDNEMLRADLKKAAGIPSKSVLFNIDQKADIISKKDIDAVLLVFMKVFDEMCGYYGKQGYIAKFERDLDSRDEYQEFMENYREVAGRDWEKGREETLLESDNIAAAYARTRGMDDENAASDIIDKYREEYRVSIEDFAEQVKRYIDSQDKDFRINFFVDEVGQYVAGNVKLMTNLQTIAESLGTKCGGRAWLFVTAQQEMKDVLGEKSGAQSTDFSKIRDRFKTRISLTSRDVEEVIQKRLLAKKESCITELSDIYSEQENNFMTLFGFSGSSRKYRNFQGLDHFISCYPFIPYQFTLFQTAIQNLSAQNAFQGKHQSVGERSMLAVFKEVVEKISDSQLGRIASFDRMFDGISETLKSNHQSSILVAEKNLDDEFALRVLKALFLVKYIKEFKADLRNIGILMLDSFSADITSFHDKIKSALELLENQSYIQFNGEEYEFLTDEEKDIEQEIKNTEVEDSAILDEMSKMIFDDIIKTKKIRHSEYNLDFSFTRKVDGRQKGREHELSLNIITPFNENYDNQNVIFQSMGRSELLVRLPGDDRMLSDLIMYKRTEKYVRQNVSVTQKESKKKILSDKQFHNNQLLGRIEQQLKELISHSELIIEGKKLDVSASEPVERISRGFEKLVSRTYSNLRMLGKYDYTEQDLDNILRRKDKELFEGDEALNEPESEVLNLVRRNKASGKRTTIKEVVSHFEGNTYGWPLMAILCQLGRLCVRGEIDLVRDSNLIDEDKMKDVLLNTHTYGNVIIDLRERIDPRMVNKLRKFYGDFFDQPPSAGEAKSLGKEASEAFGSLVEELKTIADKKHRYPFLAVLEEPVGLICECTGKSYKYYLLELPEQHGELLRLKEQVIDPVRHFMSGSPLKIYDDISEFLKLQGPNLDYLEGEEKEELKGILNDPECFRGDSMRRAKKLKSDLEKRIGKLREEELEAALKILHDLRDNLKEENEFKELSADDEEKLLNPFKNFESELKQKSLISMIRERIDDFKKIKYPGILKNMSEMAGEKKELKYVTFSKIRIDFNKTQLKNRQDLEEYVAALRRAVEKALEEGKRISL, from the coding sequence TTGAAGATTAAAGATATTTTTCAAAAGGATATTAAAAGGCCGATCGAGGGAGTAATAAAGGCTGATGACCAGAAACATCTTTTAAACGAAGTTGAAGAATATGTCCTTACCAATGAGGTGGCTCAAAATCTGGAATCGATGCTGGATGCCTACAATAACTATGAGGGGGGAAACGGTGTCTGGATTTCCGGTTTTTTCGGTTCCGGAAAATCTCATCTTTTGAAAATGCTCGCTTTTCTTCTTGAGAACAGATCTATAGATGAAAAACCTGTCCTGGATATGTTTCTGCCCAAGTGTGGTGATAATGAAATGCTAAGGGCAGATCTCAAGAAGGCGGCTGGCATACCATCAAAAAGCGTTCTTTTCAACATTGATCAGAAGGCGGATATCATATCCAAGAAGGATATCGACGCTGTACTTCTTGTCTTTATGAAGGTTTTTGATGAGATGTGTGGATATTACGGTAAGCAGGGGTATATTGCGAAGTTTGAAAGGGACCTGGATAGCAGGGATGAATATCAGGAGTTCATGGAAAATTACAGGGAGGTAGCCGGGAGAGATTGGGAGAAGGGGCGAGAGGAGACACTTCTGGAATCAGACAATATCGCAGCTGCATATGCAAGGACAAGAGGGATGGATGATGAAAACGCGGCCTCGGATATAATAGATAAGTACAGGGAGGAGTACAGGGTATCAATAGAGGATTTCGCCGAGCAGGTAAAAAGATATATCGACAGCCAGGACAAGGATTTCCGGATAAACTTCTTCGTGGATGAAGTGGGGCAGTACGTGGCTGGGAATGTCAAACTTATGACCAACCTTCAGACAATCGCAGAGAGCCTTGGTACAAAGTGCGGAGGGCGAGCATGGCTGTTTGTAACGGCACAGCAGGAGATGAAGGATGTTCTGGGGGAGAAAAGCGGGGCGCAGAGTACCGATTTCTCAAAGATTAGAGACAGGTTCAAGACCAGGATATCACTGACCAGCAGGGATGTGGAGGAGGTGATACAGAAGCGGCTCCTGGCTAAAAAGGAGAGCTGCATCACAGAGCTTTCAGATATATACAGTGAGCAGGAGAACAATTTCATGACTCTGTTCGGCTTCTCAGGAAGTTCTCGAAAATACAGGAATTTCCAGGGCCTGGATCACTTCATCAGTTGCTATCCATTTATACCGTATCAGTTTACTCTGTTTCAGACCGCCATACAGAACCTTTCAGCTCAGAACGCCTTTCAGGGAAAGCACCAGTCGGTAGGGGAGAGATCAATGCTTGCGGTGTTCAAGGAAGTGGTGGAAAAAATATCAGACAGCCAGCTGGGTAGAATCGCTTCTTTCGACCGGATGTTCGATGGAATAAGTGAGACACTGAAATCAAATCATCAGAGCTCAATACTGGTTGCGGAGAAGAATCTGGACGATGAATTCGCATTGCGGGTTCTTAAAGCATTATTCCTGGTTAAATATATAAAGGAATTCAAGGCTGACCTCAGAAATATCGGGATTTTAATGCTGGATAGCTTCAGCGCCGATATAACCTCTTTCCATGATAAGATCAAGAGCGCTCTGGAGCTTCTGGAGAACCAGAGCTATATCCAATTCAACGGAGAAGAGTACGAATTTCTGACCGACGAGGAAAAGGACATTGAACAGGAAATAAAGAATACAGAGGTGGAAGATTCAGCAATCCTTGATGAGATGTCAAAGATGATATTTGATGACATTATTAAAACTAAGAAAATCCGGCATAGCGAATACAACCTGGATTTCAGTTTTACCAGAAAGGTTGATGGCCGTCAGAAAGGCAGAGAACATGAATTATCCCTTAATATCATCACTCCTTTTAATGAAAATTATGATAATCAGAATGTTATTTTTCAGTCCATGGGCCGCAGTGAACTGCTGGTAAGATTGCCCGGTGATGATAGAATGCTTTCTGATCTTATCATGTACAAGAGGACTGAAAAATATGTAAGGCAGAATGTCAGCGTAACACAGAAAGAATCCAAAAAGAAGATACTCAGCGATAAACAATTTCATAATAACCAGCTGCTGGGAAGAATAGAACAGCAGCTGAAGGAACTGATATCGCACTCGGAGCTAATCATTGAAGGCAAAAAGCTTGATGTTTCGGCCAGCGAGCCGGTAGAGAGGATATCCCGGGGTTTTGAAAAACTTGTGAGCAGAACCTATTCGAATCTCAGGATGCTGGGGAAATATGATTATACAGAGCAAGATCTGGACAATATTCTTCGGAGAAAAGATAAAGAGCTTTTTGAAGGAGATGAAGCATTAAACGAACCGGAAAGCGAAGTCTTAAATCTTGTCCGAAGGAATAAAGCCAGCGGAAAACGCACCACAATCAAGGAGGTTGTCAGCCATTTTGAAGGTAATACCTATGGCTGGCCGTTAATGGCTATACTCTGCCAGCTTGGAAGATTATGCGTCAGGGGCGAGATAGACCTGGTAAGAGATAGCAATCTGATCGACGAAGATAAAATGAAAGATGTACTTCTAAACACTCACACCTACGGCAACGTGATAATAGATCTGCGGGAAAGAATTGATCCCAGAATGGTGAATAAACTCAGGAAGTTCTACGGCGACTTTTTCGACCAGCCACCGTCGGCGGGCGAGGCAAAATCTCTGGGAAAGGAGGCCTCAGAAGCTTTCGGCAGCCTGGTTGAAGAACTGAAAACTATCGCTGATAAAAAACACAGGTATCCCTTTCTGGCCGTCCTGGAAGAACCGGTAGGGCTGATATGCGAGTGCACAGGGAAGTCATATAAATATTATCTGCTGGAGCTGCCTGAACAACACGGAGAGCTTCTCCGGCTCAAGGAGCAGGTCATAGACCCGGTGCGGCACTTTATGAGCGGAAGCCCTTTGAAGATTTATGATGATATCTCAGAATTTCTGAAGCTTCAGGGCCCAAACCTGGACTACCTCGAAGGAGAGGAAAAGGAGGAACTGAAAGGTATACTTAACGACCCGGAATGTTTCCGGGGAGATTCCATGAGGCGGGCGAAGAAGCTGAAGTCAGATCTTGAAAAGAGGATCGGGAAACTCAGAGAGGAAGAATTGGAAGCAGCCTTAAAGATCCTGCATGATCTGAGAGATAACCTCAAGGAAGAGAATGAGTTTAAGGAACTTTCAGCGGATGATGAGGAAAAGCTGCTGAATCCATTCAAAAACTTTGAGAGCGAACTGAAACAGAAGAGCTTGATCTCCATGATCAGAGAGAGGATCGATGATTTTAAGAAGATAAAATATCCTGGAATTCTTAAGAATATGTCAGAAATGGCAGGCGAGAAAAAAGAGCTTAAGTATGTTACTTTCAGCAAGATCAGGATAGATTTCAATAAAACGCAGCTGAAGAACAGGCAGGATTTAGAAGAGTATGTCGCAGCTCTAAGAAGAGCTGTTGAGAAAGCGCTTGAAGAGGGCAAAAGGATAAGTCTCTAG